A genomic window from Cucumis melo cultivar AY chromosome 8, USDA_Cmelo_AY_1.0, whole genome shotgun sequence includes:
- the LOC103502949 gene encoding protein MIZU-KUSSEI 1-like, with the protein MTILQRTRSSSAAIKATTKLIPSSISGHRHHDFRSFSSSNLPPEYSNPNNFSGHHGHRHQTVTGSKFSILLHSLLKLLSVPTCKWLSIPTHLSVRPSLGRRVVTGTLFGRRRGHVTFAVQIHPQSEPVLLLELATSTSSLVKEMSSGLVRIALESEAPAYNDGRPKKLFEEPRWTMYCNGRKCGHSMLRTCGEFDRYVLNMVQSVSVGAGVIPVVENGGKSSRSEGELLYMRAKFERVVGSRDSEAFYMINPDSNGGPELSIFLLRI; encoded by the exons ATGACAATCCTCCAAAGAACACGAAGTAGCAGTGCCGCCATCAAAGCCACCACAAAATTAATCCCATCTTCCATCTCCGGCCACCGCCACCACGACTTCAGATCCTTCTCCTCCTCTAATCTGCCGCCGGAGTATTCCAATCCAAACAATTTTTCCGGCCACCATGGCCACCGCCACCAAACGGTAACGGGATCAAAATTCTCTATCCTTCTCCACTCACTTCTCAAGCTCCTCTCGGTTCCCACTTGTAAATGGCTCTCCATCCCCACCCACCTCTCCGTTAGGCCGTCTCTTGGCCGGAGAGTTGTCACTGGAACACTCTTTGGTCGACGCCGTGGCCACGTCACCTTTGCGGTTCAAATACACCCCCAATCCGAGCCGGTTTTGTTGCTTGAGTTGGCCACTTCTACTTCATCCCTAGTCAAGGAAATGTCCTCCGGTTTGGTTCGGATAGCCCTCGAATCTGAGGCACCTGCCTATAATG ATGGTCGACCAAAGAAGTTGTTTGAGGAGCCCAGATGGACGATGTATTGTAACGGTAGAAAGTGTGGGCACTCGATGTTGCGTACGTGTGGAGAGTTTGATCGGTATGTGTTGAACATGGTCCAGAGTGTGTCGGTCGGTGCCGGAGTTATTCCAGTGGTGGAGAACGGCGGAAAAAGCAGTAGGTCAGAGGGAGAGTTACTTTACATGAGAGCAAAGTTTGAGCGAGTTGTAGGTAGCCGTGACTCGGAAGCTTTTTACATGATAAATCCAGATAGTAATGGAGGACCTGAACTCAGTATTTTTCTTCTAAGAATATAA